In Pseudomonas sp. ADAK2, the genomic window AACGCCTGGCGGAACTGGGTGTACGGGTCACCATCGATGGCCACGGCGCGTACTTTGCGGCGATCAAGGCGACGTACGACAGCCTGCGCGAACAACGGCAGATCTTTACCCAGGCCTCGGATCTGAGCGCGACCGAGCTGACGCATACCTATACGCAGCCTGAAGAATACATTCGTTGGGCGGAAGAGTTTATGCGCGTGAAAGAGTGATTACGGCGCCAGTCGGCACACCGCTAATCTGATCGTTCCCACGCTCCGCGTGGGAACGATCAGTGGCTTACCGCTTGGCCAACTCCATAATCATCCGCGACAACAGGTAAATCCGCGGCGCCACGCTTTCCACTTCCGCGTATTCCTCCGGGGTATGAATGTTGCCGCCGACAATCCCGAACCCGTCCAGCGTCGGCGTACCCACGCCAGCGGAGAGGCTGGCATCCGCCGCGCCGCCGCTGCCTTCTTCGGTCAACTTGCGGCCAATTTCGCCGTAAATCCCCTGGGCCATGGCCATCAGGCGATCGGATTCCGGCGTCTGCGGCATCGGTGGCAAGCCACGTTGCAGGGTGGTGGTGACTTCGGTATCCGGGATCAACTTATCCTTGGATACCCGCGCCAGATCCTTCTCGATCCGGTCGAATTCTTCCGGCACCGCCGCGCGCACGTCAGCCTTGGCGGTGGCCTGGTCCGGGATCACGTTGGTGCGGTCGCCAGCCTTGAGCACGGTGAAGTTGATGGTGGTTTTCTTCGCTTCGTCGCCGAGTTTGCCCAGCTGCAGAATCTGGTGCGCCGCTTCCATCGCCGCATTACGCCCCAGTTCCGGCGCGACGCCGGCGTGGGCTGCTTTACCCTTCACTTCGACCACAGCAGTAGCGCTGCCTTTGCGCCACACCACCAGGCCATCCGCCGGGCGACCCGGTTCGAGGTTGAGGGTAACGTCGTGGGCCTTGGCGGTTTTCTTGATCAGGTCGGTGGCGACGTCCGAGCCGGTTTCTTCGCTGGCATCGAGCAGGAAGGTGATTTGCGCATAGTCCTTGAAGTCGAGGTTTTTCAGGACTTTCAGCGCGTAGATCCCGGCGACAATCCCGCCCTTGTCGTCCATCACTCCCGGCCCGTAGGCGCGGCCGTCCTTGATGTGGAACGGGCGCTCGGCGGCCGAGCCTTCCTTGAACACGGTGTCCATGTGCGCCATCAGCAGGATTTTCGCCTTACCGGTGCCTTTGAGCGTGGCGATTACGTGGCTGCTCTTGTCCGGGGTGTTCGGCACCAGTTCAATGCTGAAGCCGAGTTTTTTCAGCTCGTCGACGGCGATATCACGGACCTGGGTCAGGCCGGGTTCGTAGCCGGAACCGGTGTCGATATTGACCAGTTTTTCCAGCAGCTTCAGGGCTTCGGCCTTGTATTGCTCGGAGTCGGCAAGCACTTGTTTGTTCGGTTCGGCGAAGGCGGCGGGCGCGAAAGCGCCGAGGGCGAAGGTCAGGGCGAGGCTGGTGGCCAGTGGGGAACGCGCGAGTTTGAAGGTCATGAATCGATCCTTGTTTCTTGTCGGGGTAGTCGAACCCTACCTGACTGCGACGCAAGGCTCTATACCGGATACGACACTGAGCGTTCGTTTTACAAGCCCAAAGCCCCCGTAGCAGCTGTCGAGCACCGCGAGGCAGCGTTCGGCGGCGCAGCCGTCGTGAAATCAGGCAACGCGGTGTATCAGGTGGACCGCGTGCGCAGGGTTTGCGACGGCTTCGCCGCCGAACGCTGCCTCGCGGTGCTCGACAGCTGCTACGTGTAGGGTTTTAGACGCTCAGACCGAGTCAAATAACTCATGCCGAGGCTTGCCGTCACTGCTGCAGATAACCCGGTTGCGCCCTGTAGTTTTGGCTTCGTAAAGCGCCTGATCGGCATCGTTGAGCCACAACGTCGCGTCGGAATGCGCCGGATTGAACGCGGCCAAACCAATGCTAAGGCTGACTTTCAGCGCCGGATTCTGCTCATAGCCGAGGGTGGCGAAACGGTCGCGCAAGGCGTCCATCGCGGCGGCGGCGCTGTTCAGGGGCAGGTCCGGGAGAATCACGCAGAACTCGTCACCCCCATAGCGCCCGGCGACGTCCGCTGCACGCAGGTTCTGCTTGAGCATTTTGCTCAGTTGGCGCAGGACGATGTCCCCGGCGACATGGCCGTAGGTGTCGTTGATGGTTTTGAAATGGTCGATGTCGATCAGCGCAATCGCCCCGCCCTGATTCTGTCGCTGGCAGCGCTGGAATTCGACTTCCAGTTGATCCTTCCAGGCGCCGTGGTTGAGCAGACCGGTGAGGCTGTCGGTGCGGCTCAGGGCGAGCAATTCGCGTTTCTGCCGGCCGAGGGTATTGGCCTGGCGAAAGCAGATCCAGCCCAGCGCCAGCGGGTACAGGCACAACAACGGCAAGCAGGCATACAGCTGCAACGGACTGGTTTGCGGGATAAACGCGGGAGTGAAAACCAATAGTCCGATGCCCACTCCGAGGATCTGCGCCACGGTCCCGGCCAACAGAAAACGCAAGCCGCCGATGGCGACGTTGTTCATCGCCATCATCGAAATGGTGGTGGCGCTGGGCAATGGATTGAACTGCATGGCCACGACCCAGAAGCCGCCGAGAAAGGCGTCTACCAGCAAGTTGCGGTGTTCGGCGTGATAAGGGAGTGTGGCGCGGCGGGCCCATTGGTAGGCCAGGTGCGGCCAGATAATGCCGTTGAACAGCATCACCGCCCAGACCCAAGGCGCAGGATTGAGCGGGTACATCGCCGCACTCACGCACAACAAACCCAAGGCCAAACCCAGGGTTCGCGACGTGTAGAGCCTCCTGGCCAGTGAAAGTCCCTTTCCTCCCGTTTTTGCCATAGAGGCCTCTACCACTGAACGGAATCTGATTACACCGGGGGTTGCGGGTGTGAACGGAGTCTATCAGGGCAACGTTAAATAGCCATCACCGGCTGGCGGTGAATACCCTGCTATCTGTAGGAGCGAGGCTTGCCCGCGAAGAACGATGACACGGTACGCCTGATGCACCGCGTTATCGTTCTTCGCGGGCAAGCCTCGCTCCTACAAATGCAAATGCGCAAACGGCGCCCTATGGCTATACATGAAGGAAGGGTTTAATAAACAACGACAAACAGGAGGCCCATGCCAACCTTTCAGGTATTGATCATCGGCAGCGGATTTGGCGGACAGTGTGCGGCGATCAATTTGCTCAAGGCGGGAATCAGCGATTTTCGCTTGCTGGAACGGCGGGACTTTTTCGGCGGCACCTGGTGCCAGAACACCTACCCCGGTGCAGCCGTCGATGTGCCCTCGCCCCTGTATTCGCTGTCTTTCGCGCCTTATCAGTGGACGCAGATGTTCGCCGAACAGGCCGAACTGCATCGCTACACCCAGTACGTGGTGGAGCGTTTCGGCTTGCGCGACAAGGTAGAGCTTGAGGCCAACGTCGAAGGCATCGAATGGGATGACGCCAATAAACGCTGGGAAGTCCGCACCGGCAGCAAAGGCACGTACTACGCGCAGTTCCTGATCAACGCCACCGGGCCGCTGAGCCAACCCGTCGTCCCACACTTCGAAGGCGTGGAACGCTTCCAGGGCAAAACCTTTCACACCAACCATTGGGACCATTCCTACGATTACACGGGTAAACGCGTGGCTATTGTTGGCAGCGGCGCCAGTGCAGCCCAGGTCATTCCGGCCATCGCACCCAACGTCGAACACCTGCACGTCTTCCAACGCACCGCCCATTGGGTATTACCCCGCGCCGATCGAACTTTCGGCCGCTTCCAGCGCTGGCTACTGGGGGTGAAACCGGCTTACAAACTGCTGCGCTGGACGATCTACTGGTTATTCGAAACCCGGGTGATCGCCTTCAAATACTCAAAACCGGCGATTCATCTGGTTCAGCAGCAAGCCCTGCGCTTGCTTAAGCGCCAAGTGCCCGACCCCGAGTTGCGACGCAAGTTGACTCCGGATTTCACCATCGGCTGTAAACGGGTGCTGGTCTCCAGCACGCTGTATCCGGCGCTGGGCCGACCCAACGTGACGTTGCACGCGCGCGAACAAGGCATCGCCTCTCTCGACGAAACCGGGATCAACACCCTGGACGGCCAGCACATCGACGTTGACCTGATCGTCTGGTCCACCGGCTACGACGCCACCGACGGGGTGATTTCCTACCCGGTCACCGGCAAGAACGGCAAGCGCCTGAAAGATGTCTGGGCCCAATACCCGCGCGCCTACCTGGGCACCAGCCTGCCGGACTTTCCCAACCTGTTTATCGTCACCGGCCCCAACACCGGCATCGGCCACACCTCGGCGCTGTTCATCATCGAATCGCAGATGAATTACATCTTCGG contains:
- a CDS encoding flavin-containing monooxygenase; the encoded protein is MPTFQVLIIGSGFGGQCAAINLLKAGISDFRLLERRDFFGGTWCQNTYPGAAVDVPSPLYSLSFAPYQWTQMFAEQAELHRYTQYVVERFGLRDKVELEANVEGIEWDDANKRWEVRTGSKGTYYAQFLINATGPLSQPVVPHFEGVERFQGKTFHTNHWDHSYDYTGKRVAIVGSGASAAQVIPAIAPNVEHLHVFQRTAHWVLPRADRTFGRFQRWLLGVKPAYKLLRWTIYWLFETRVIAFKYSKPAIHLVQQQALRLLKRQVPDPELRRKLTPDFTIGCKRVLVSSTLYPALGRPNVTLHAREQGIASLDETGINTLDGQHIDVDLIVWSTGYDATDGVISYPVTGKNGKRLKDVWAQYPRAYLGTSLPDFPNLFIVTGPNTGIGHTSALFIIESQMNYIFGCIRTLKEQGLRSIEVRPEAERTYTEMIHREMERTVWKSGGCHSWYQSKSGHVIAMFPGFSFSYHRLTKALKPADHILS
- a CDS encoding diguanylate cyclase — its product is MAKTGGKGLSLARRLYTSRTLGLALGLLCVSAAMYPLNPAPWVWAVMLFNGIIWPHLAYQWARRATLPYHAEHRNLLVDAFLGGFWVVAMQFNPLPSATTISMMAMNNVAIGGLRFLLAGTVAQILGVGIGLLVFTPAFIPQTSPLQLYACLPLLCLYPLALGWICFRQANTLGRQKRELLALSRTDSLTGLLNHGAWKDQLEVEFQRCQRQNQGGAIALIDIDHFKTINDTYGHVAGDIVLRQLSKMLKQNLRAADVAGRYGGDEFCVILPDLPLNSAAAAMDALRDRFATLGYEQNPALKVSLSIGLAAFNPAHSDATLWLNDADQALYEAKTTGRNRVICSSDGKPRHELFDSV
- a CDS encoding M20/M25/M40 family metallo-hydrolase; the encoded protein is MTFKLARSPLATSLALTFALGAFAPAAFAEPNKQVLADSEQYKAEALKLLEKLVNIDTGSGYEPGLTQVRDIAVDELKKLGFSIELVPNTPDKSSHVIATLKGTGKAKILLMAHMDTVFKEGSAAERPFHIKDGRAYGPGVMDDKGGIVAGIYALKVLKNLDFKDYAQITFLLDASEETGSDVATDLIKKTAKAHDVTLNLEPGRPADGLVVWRKGSATAVVEVKGKAAHAGVAPELGRNAAMEAAHQILQLGKLGDEAKKTTINFTVLKAGDRTNVIPDQATAKADVRAAVPEEFDRIEKDLARVSKDKLIPDTEVTTTLQRGLPPMPQTPESDRLMAMAQGIYGEIGRKLTEEGSGGAADASLSAGVGTPTLDGFGIVGGNIHTPEEYAEVESVAPRIYLLSRMIMELAKR